tttttaagttttggaatgctaattaaaacacaacaaacaatatCAGCACGTTAATTTGGACTTTGATGGGCACTTCAATCTGCATTTGTGTAGTTATTGAAATTATTAATTGAGTAATGGGAAAAATAATTGACACATTAACtggtaataaaaacatttttagttgtcAATGCATTTAAAGTAAAGGAATAgcaattgtgtgtgtctgtgtggccatcatttttttttaatgacaaaatggTTCTGGTTTGGGTTTGCTTACAGTTTGTGCCACAAGAGGTTAAAGCGATGCAGggtgcttatttttttttctacatattcCAGCCTCCACCACCATATGAAGccacctctccctctgtctcgCCTCTGCCTTCAGAGACCCCACCCAGCAGGACAACACCAACTGAGCCTCGCAACTATGGCTCTTATAACAGTCAGCAGGTATGCTGTGTAAAGACACTCGTTCCTGAAGTTGTCGCTTTAGACTTCAGTTAATTATCTGATGTTAACATCAATAAAGCCAGTGCCATTTGGACAAAATAGGCCTTGTTTGGGCAAATCGGCCTAAATACGGCCTTGAAACCAAATCCATACATACCATTTACCCAACTATACATTTGGACCCTCAACTACACTCAGCAggacatttgtacatttaacaGCATCTCCTCTGGAACTCGCGTGTGATATCAGGTCTTTTTCGTAATTCTTTTCATAATTTATGACAGCAGCACAGCGCATCTCTGTGAAACCAGCATGCAGTGCTAAGGCATCATTCCCCTTGTGTCTTACTGTATTAGACTGCAGTTAATGCTACCACGGCAGAGCTGCTAAAGAAGCAGCAGGAGCTGGAGAAGAAAGCCCAGGAGctagagaggagagagagagagcttgaATCACACAGCCTTGGACCAGGAGCAAGTAAGAAATCAGCAGAGCCAATGGAACTTTGAAAAATGCAGAATTTGTACTTAAAAACCTGCTGTAAACTGTATAGTCTACATTAATAACTTTACGCAGTGTCATACATGACTTTGGTGCTGGTAATGCTCAGAAATGGTATGTGACGCAAAGACAACAGAACACATGAAAatagttgttttaaaatgacGTCGCACTTACGTTTTTTTGAAAACCTGCGAAAGTCATAATCACCTGTCAGACTAAATTTGTGATGATGTAGTCACCTGTGATTAGAGGTACACTGACAACAAAGGCAGCACCTTACTTATCTATTTGGCATTAAAAACAGTTCATAAATGGATTATAACACAAAGTAATTCAGTTGTAAGGATATGCATGTTTTTGACTTAGTGATTTTTATTATAGTATCCTTAATTTTCTGTGTATAAACTAGCCCCATTCCAGGTGTCCACAGGAGGAAATGTAGTTTTCTTAGAAATGCTAAACGGGGGGgactaaacatattttattttttattttttctgttcttcagcCCGTCAGAATAACTGGCCCCCAATGCCTTCGTTCTGCCCTGTGGGCCCCTGTTTCTTCCAGGACATAAATGTGGAGATCAGCCAGCGTTTCCAGCGCACTGTCACCATCATGTACTACTTTTGGATGTGTGAGTGCCTGTTATTATTACTCAGTAGTAGTACTATGTTGTCATCATTACTGTTTTAGTGGGTTGAGTACAAAGTGTCAGTATGTAGGTATAAGTTAAGCATTGTAGCTCTTTCGTGTTTTGTGTGATGTTACTATATGTGATTGGCTTGAAACTACATCTTAAACTAAAGTCTGGTATCTCACACTATAGCTAGTGAGAGAATATCTGAAGAAACTGAACGTAGAACTGACACATGCGTGTCTGACCTTTCACTGTGCTGTTTGACTAATGAGCTTGAATGTTTGCACAGAAATTCTTCACACTTCTCTGCTGAAATGAGGCAGGACCAAGCTGAAATCTATGTCCACCAAAGAGTCACCTGCCTTAACCTGGGGTATCTAAGCAAGAGACTATTAAAATTGGCTGCAATTACTCCCCCCTTCCGAGTTAAGCTAAGGAGGTTTTATTATGTATATGTTTTTGATTCACACGACTTCTTACAAATGTATGAGTTTGgattttgaaagaaataatgCAAGGCAGAAGTGAGAACACGAGAgagattgggggggggggggggggagctggCAAAATAAATTAAGCAGAAACCAAAATGTACGTTTAAATCtgcatttcagcttttttacaGCTGAATACTAACCACCTCCTGCCTATATGTCATTCTTCCTGTCAacactgttttctctgctgtatGTTTTAGTTCCCTACTGGTGTTTGTTAACTACAGATAACTCAGTTGCTTACTTCTTTCCTGATGCCTGATACAGTTATCAGTGATTGAGATTTATCAGTCACACTGAGCAGAGAAGTAAATCACTGTGTAAACAAACTAAGTACAATTCACTAGCATTAAACTAATGCAATTACAGATTTGAGCGTCACACTTTTTAAAGTGGTAGTAATAATGGAAACAAAACCGTCTTTGCTTTTTAACAGGCGTCATTGTAAAATTAATGTATATGATTaaatgaatgattaaatatgaaaaaaaaaaagattattaaaaatatgtttaaagaaTGATAATTTTTCTCAGACATGTTCCTAAAACAAAACCTTCCTGAGTCTTAAATCTGGACCCAGGGACAACAGAAAAGCTTATTTCAACTATTCTAAAAGATATGTAGTAACATATAGCATCATATTGCATCAGCTAAAGTTCAAGTTGGCATTTCCCATAATGGGGGactgggtggtggtggtgtcaTGAATTTGTGTTCTAGTCCACAGGGCTGTTCTCTCCTGTTAAACCATTGCTTCTTCTTTTACCTGCCTTTTCCAATGTCCAGTTGGGACTTGCACGCTGCTCTTCAACCTGATTTCCTCCCTGGCCATGTTCTGTGTGGACTCTCAAGGTGGTGTTGGCCTGGGTCTGGCCATCCTCTGGGCCCTCCTCTTCACCCCCTGTTCCTTTGTCTGTTGGTACCGACCTATCTATAAAGCCTTCAGGTGTGTGGCACAACTTATCCTTCACTTTTCAGTAACTGTGTCTGGTTTTGACATTCTGACTGAATGTTACTCGGACAGTGAAATAGGATCAAGTTAGACCTGCACTTGTATGACGTCAggtttacttaaataaaaagtggAGATGACAGCGAATCAGTGACGCAGAATTAAGTATTAATAGTGACCTTTGATATGTGCGGTTCACTTGATAAATGTCCAAAAGGAGCCAGAATCTGAATAGGAACTTCATCTGAGAAAGGAAAAAGCGGATGTGGAACTGACAACACCAACTCACAAAGCACgtaaagagaaacaaacaatcTAAAAGCCAATACAATTGCTTTATAtaaaatgagaggaaaaaacacattacaattCACTTGCttttcactttgttgtgtttagTTGTTGTATAATATTATTTTCCTCTCCATCCTAGGAGTGACAGCTCCTTCAacttctttgtcttcttcttcgtcttctttGCCCAAGTGGTCGTCTATGTCATCATGACCATTGGTATCCCTGGATGGGGTTTCAGGTATTACTAATAAGTAAAACATCAGATGcatattttcatgtaaaatgtgcaaaaaaaaaaaaaccccaaaaaacaatCTGTGTCTGATCATCTCAGTGCTGGTATTATCTACTCACCTTCAtgttggctttttatttttgcacaagAGCCTCAGTGAGccagcacagacaaacacaggtATGCTGAAACATACCTACCTAAAGGATGACTTCGCTGATTTTGAATTAGCTTTTTCTCGTTCTAGTTTGGGTTGTATGTACGAACAAACACCATTAAAGtttcctttgacttccctatattaaaatatccctTTACTACTAGCTGATGCCTCGATCACTTGAAGGAACCGTCAGTCCAGAGatttcatcttgttgctcacactatggagatTGTAATCATAGTCCACCTGCTTTTTCAGAGTTCCTCataatctgaactcctaatgatgaaaaactcctccaggtgttgtcatctggaggagtttttcagctaaaagcagacaacatttttatatattgggatgtcagagggaagtttaaaagcctgTCTTTACCCCTAAACTAAACCCATAGAAGGCAagctgaaaattggtgaagtcacttTTTAGAGCTATCAATAACATTATTGATTACATCTATAATCTTTCCACTGTGATATGCGAGTGTTTGTGATGCTCTTCAGTCAGCATGTAAACTGATTCTCCAGGCACAACCAGAAAACA
The nucleotide sequence above comes from Channa argus isolate prfri chromosome 1, Channa argus male v1.0, whole genome shotgun sequence. Encoded proteins:
- the scamp3 gene encoding secretory carrier-associated membrane protein 3 isoform X1, whose protein sequence is MSKYTSFPEAMDDHNPFQDPAVTQHSSNTGYATLDLYNPFEKTTGPPPPYEATSPSVSPLPSETPPSRTTPTEPRNYGSYNSQQTAVNATTAELLKKQQELEKKAQELERRERELESHSLGPGATRQNNWPPMPSFCPVGPCFFQDINVEISQRFQRTVTIMYYFWMFGTCTLLFNLISSLAMFCVDSQGGVGLGLAILWALLFTPCSFVCWYRPIYKAFRSDSSFNFFVFFFVFFAQVVVYVIMTIGIPGWGFSGWIVSLAALKNSIPVGVIMMINAILFTAQTAMGVVMLKKIHSLYRQTDASFQKAQAEFATGVMSNQTVRQAAANAAQGALSTPR
- the scamp3 gene encoding secretory carrier-associated membrane protein 3 isoform X2, which codes for MSKYTSFPEAMDDHNPFQDPAVTQHSSNTGYATLDLYNPFEKTTGTAVNATTAELLKKQQELEKKAQELERRERELESHSLGPGATRQNNWPPMPSFCPVGPCFFQDINVEISQRFQRTVTIMYYFWMFGTCTLLFNLISSLAMFCVDSQGGVGLGLAILWALLFTPCSFVCWYRPIYKAFRSDSSFNFFVFFFVFFAQVVVYVIMTIGIPGWGFSGWIVSLAALKNSIPVGVIMMINAILFTAQTAMGVVMLKKIHSLYRQTDASFQKAQAEFATGVMSNQTVRQAAANAAQGALSTPR